The proteins below come from a single Loxodonta africana isolate mLoxAfr1 chromosome 20, mLoxAfr1.hap2, whole genome shotgun sequence genomic window:
- the ASCL5 gene encoding achaete-scute homolog 5: MNNNFCRALVDRRPMAPPSRMQLGIVPPSGQGPLPAAEPLSNVPLLLYPGHAEPPYYDAYAGVFPYVPFPGAFGVYDYPFEPAFIQKRNERERQRVKCVNEGYARLRGHLPGALAEKRLSKVETLRAAIRYIKYLQELLSANPDGAGPAPAPPAGPRQDCSSDGEARVPPSLAPESSESSCFSSSPFFESEESSH, translated from the coding sequence ATGAACAATAACTTCTGTCGAGCCCTGGTGGACCGCAGGCCCATGGCGCCCCCCAGCCGCATGCAGCTGGGGATCGTGCCCCCTTCCGGGCAGGGGCCCCTGCCCGCCGCCGAGCCCCTGAGCAACGTGCCCCTCCTGCTGTACCCGGGCCACGCCGAGCCACCGTACTACGACGCCTACGCAGGGGTGTTCCCCTACGTGCCCTTCCCCGGCGCCTTCGGCGTCTACGACTACCCCTTCGAGCCGGCCTTCATCCAGAAGCGCAACGAGCGCGAGCGGCAGCGCGTCAAGTGTGTCAACGAGGGCTACGCGCGCCTCCGCGGCCACCTCCCCGGCGCCCTGGCCGAGAAGCGGCTCAGCAAGGTGGAGACGCTGCGCGCCGCCATCCGCTACATCAAGTACCTGCAGGAGCTGCTCAGCGCGAACCCGGACGGtgccgggcccgcccccgcgccGCCCGCGGGGCCCCGGCAGGACTGCTCCAGCGACGGCGAGGCCCGGGTGCCGCCCTCCCTGGCGCCCGAGTCGTCCGAGTCCTCCTGCTTCTCCTCCTCACCTTTCTTCGAGTCGGAGGAGTCCAGCCACTAA